From Oncorhynchus keta strain PuntledgeMale-10-30-2019 chromosome 25, Oket_V2, whole genome shotgun sequence, one genomic window encodes:
- the LOC118374178 gene encoding SET-binding protein-like — protein sequence MARIVEVQVVIKLQQLHVSHRRYASCYPQQPYPSIFRLNFHHHYYPLTYDPYPCDPAPYLRRTAELKAKRRRGRPAKTSEPITSKLPFVQGFGYPLAGGNYYAPYAMPYAPPLSLGYYTPSPPLYLPHHPHGPSPPSPFMRPAVPPPKFHSGGHSKLQASSGPLQGSSGRGEGLGSLGGGGLGGVRLHKRKHKHKHKHKEDTNLLSPHDRQELGGLFSGAKTNGLLNLLTDRWEMTNQKRQEKQRGGGRGSRGGSRGAMFESNPLSSLSVDHVQFRQRTPGEPVCSFVSNYSSQSLRPDMTSDLFRLREEKEEGSGHGRRRGLAVFGEEGVMSFHNARKEKIHEREESFHSSSPTLTGVPGKRRYKRHEVEQIHGEVRRMCSLNNQRSFEHVQKILRVKRLQRQAKTGNNVVKRRPGRPRKHPIDEFEPNNYGSDIGRGFGMPVLERCVDLPGKRSLRPSPAPQPLEFSNHDSISVAIETVVHRARSLALPPARGGKRRGRPRKEEGGDMAFH from the exons gTGGTGATAAAACTGCAGCAGCTACATGTGTCCCACCGACGCTACGCCTCCTGCTACCCCCAGCAACCCTACCCCTCCATCTTCCGCCTCAACttccaccatcactactaccccCTGACCTATGACCCCTACCCCTGTGATCCCGCCCCGTACCTTCGCAGGACCGCCGAGCTCAAGGCCAAGAGGAGGCGCGGCCGGCCCGCCAAAACCAGCGAGCCAATCACATCCAAGCTGCCTTTTGTCCAAGGTTTTGGGTATCCGCTGGCGGGGGGGAACTACTATGCACCATATGCCATGCCTTATGCCCCGCCTCTGAGCCTGGGCTACTACACCCCATCACCCCCACTCTACCTTCCCCACCATCCCCACGGCCCTTCACCACCCTCCCCCTTCATGAGGCCTGCCGTCCCCCCTCCGAAGTTCCACTCTGGGGGCCACTCCAAGCTCCAGGCATCTAGCGGCCCACTGCAGGGCTCCTCTGGTCGGGGAGAAGGACTGGGATCCCTGGGTGGTGGAGGTCTTGGAGGGGTGAGGCTCCACAAgaggaaacacaagcacaaacacaaacataagGAAGACACCAACCTCCTCTCACCCCATGACAGACAGGAGCTGGGCGGGCTCTTCAGCGGGGCCAAGACCAATGGGCTGCTCAACCTGCTGACGGACAGGTGGGAGATGACCAACCAGAAGCGTCAGGAGAAGCAGAGGGGGGGTGGGAGAGGCTCTAGAGGGGGATCCAGGGGAGCGATGTTTGAGTCgaaccctctctcttctctctctgtggacCATGTCCAGTTCCGCCAACGGACACCCGGAGAGCCAGTGTGCAGCTTCGTGAGCAACTACAGCAGCCAATCACTGCGGCCAGATATGACCTCTGACCTTTTCAGATTgcgggaggagaaggaggagggcagtgggCATGGCAGAAGGAGGGGCTTAGCAGTGTTCGGAGAGGAAGGGGTGATGTCGTTCCACAATGCCAGGAAAGAGAAGATCCATGAAAGAGAAGAGTCCTTCCACAGTTCCAGCCCCACTCTAACAG gtgttcCAGGTAAGAGGAGATATAAGCGTCATGAGGTGGAACAGATCCACGGTGAGGTCAGGAGGATGTGCTCTCTCAACAATCAGAGGAGCTTTGAGCATGTGCAGAAGATCCTGCGTGTGAAGCGTCTCCAGCGCCAGGCCAAGACCGGCAACAACGTTGTCAAAAGGCGACCTGGTCGCCCCCGGAAACACCCCATTGATGAATTTGAACCCAACAATTACGGGAGCGACATAGGGAGGGGCTTCGGGATGCCTGtgctggagaggtgtgtggaccTACCGGGCAAGCGGAGCTTAAGACCAAGTCCCGCCCCCCAGCCTTTGGAGTTTTCCAATCACGACTCAATCTCAGTGGCTATTGAGACGGTAGTTCACAGAGCACGTTCTCTGGCGCTCCCACCGGCCAGAGGAGGGAAACGCAGGGGTAGACCCaggaaggaagagggaggggatatGGCGTTTCATTAG